Genomic segment of Umezawaea sp. Da 62-37:
GGCGACGTCGGCATGGAACTGCGCAGGCTCCAGGTCGCGCCCGTGCGTCCGGCGCCGACCGCCGCGCAGGACCCCGCGCCCGCCCAGCCGACGACGCCACCGCAGCCCGTCGTGCCGGTCCAGCAGGCCGCACCGGTCCAGCCGGTCCAGCCGGTTCCGGCCCAGGCTCCGGTCTACGGACCCGCGACGCCGCCGCGGCCGATGCCCGTTCCCGTCGCCACGGCCTGGCGCCCGCCGGTCGCGCCGCCGCCCCAGCAGCACTGGCCGGTCCAGCCGATGCCGCCGCCGGTGCCGCGCCGCACGCTGCTCGACCGGCTCGGCGAGGACGGCGCGGGCAGCAGGCTGCTCGCCTGGGTCGGCGGCGTGGTCACGCTGCTCGGCGTCGTGCTCCTGCTGGTCCTGGCCGTGCAGCGCGACTACCTCGGCCCGCTGCCCCGCGTGCTCGGCGGCGGCGCGCTGGCGCTCGTCCTGATCGGCATCGGGCTGCGCCTGCACCGCAGCGAGACCTCGCGGACCGGCGCGTTCGCGCTGGCCGCGACCGGTGTCGCCGCCCTGTACCTGGACGTGGTCGCGGCCACCAGGATCTACGACTACCTGCCGGAGTGGGCCGGTCTCGGCGTCGGCCTGGTGGTCGCGCTCGGCGGTCTGCTGCTGGCCATGCGCTGGGACTCCCCGACGTTCGCCATCGGTGTCGTGCTGGCCTGCGCGGTCCTCGCGCCGATCCTCACCGGTGGCTTCACGCCGCTGCTGGTCGGCTTCCTGCTCGTCCTCAAGACCGCCGCGAGCCCGGTGCAGTGGCGCCGGAACTGGCCGTGGCTGGCCATCGCCGCCGGTGCTCCCGCGGTGCTCGGCTCGCTGCTGGCGATCGGGTTCGCCGTGGAGGCGGAGAACCAGGCCCCGACGGCGGCGATCATCCTGCTGACCGCGGTGGTCGGCGTGCTGAGCGCGCTGATCTCGGTGCGCCGCCGCCCCGACGACGTCGTGTCGGTGATCATGGTCGCCGCGTCGCCGGTGCCCGCGCTGCTCGCGACCGCGCTGCTCGACAAGACCTGGGCGACCGCGATGACCGGTGCCGTCGCGGTGCTGATGATCGCGCTGTGGGCGGTGGGCAGGACGTCGCTGCCCAAGCGGTTCGTGCTGGCCGCCGGGGTGGTCGGCGTGTTCGCGCTGCTCCAGACCACGGCCATCGCCCTGGACGGCAGCGCGCGGGCCGCGACCGTGCTCGTCGAGGCGCTGCTGCTGCTGTTGCTGGCCGACCGGACCGCTTCGCGCGGCCCGCTGCTGGGCGGCGCGGTGTTCGCCGGTCTCGGCCTGCTGCTGGCCGTGGAGGCGATCCCGCCGCGGCTGCTCGCGTACGCGCCGGACCTGGAGATCCGCACGGCGGGCACGCTGGTGGGCGCCATGCTGACCGCGCTGGTCCTCGCGCTGGTCGCCGTCGCGCTGCCGTGGGCCGCCGCCCGGCGCGGTGTCCTCGCCGAACCGGGCAAGAGCCCGGTCGCGCTGGTGGTCGCCGGGCTGGTGCTGCTCTACGCCGCCGCCGCGTTCGTGCTCTGCGCCGCGCTGCTGGTGTCGCAGACGCCGTCCGGGTTCCTGTTCGGGCACACGGTCGTCACCGTGTCGTGGACGGTGGCCGCGCTCGTCCTGCTCGTCCGGGGGATCGACGTGCTGCCGCTGCGGATCGCCGGGCTGGTGCTGGTCGGGGCTGCCGTGGCGAAACTGGTGCTGTTCGACCTCTCGGCGCTCGACGGGATCGCCAGGGTGGCCGCTTTCATCGGTGCCGGATTGGTTCTGCTGACGGCGGGCACGCGCTACGCCAAACTGGTGGCGATCCGCAGGAATCCGGCGAATTCGTAGTGGACCGGGCGCGAAATGCCCACCTTTCCGGACGTGTGGTGGTATGTCTCGTGCAGTCGGGGTTCGACCAACCGGTGCAACGCACCGGGAGGGGTCCGGCGTCGGTCGTTTCGCCCCCCGAGCGACCGGCGCCGGGCACACCGCGGGTCGCGGTGAACACCTTCACCCGACCGGGTTGTGAAACCACCCGGTCGACGGACGGGAGTGGATAGCCCCGAGCCGCGGGTGGTCCCATTCGCGCATGTGGGCGCAGAGCACGGTCGGACCCCGCCGACTCGGTACGGCCTTCTTCTCCTTCGCCGCGCTGTTCGCGCTGTCCGCGGGTCCGGTGGTGCTGGCGGGCGGCCCGCCTCCCGCGGTCGACCCGGCGGCCAGCGGCCCCTCGCCCCAGGCGTACGTCGTCGGCCGCTCGGGCCAGGTGCAGGTCGTGGACACGGTGCGGGGCGAGGTGCTGGCGACCGCCAGGACCGGTGGCCGCACGACCGGCATCGCGGTGGCGCCGGACGGCGGGCGCGTCTACGTGGTCAACGGCTGGACGGGCGTGATCACCGCGATCGACCCGGTGAGCGGCGCCGTCGTCGGCAGGCTCGAAACGGGCGCGCAGCTCGCGCAGGCCGTGATGCGCCCGGACGGGCAGCGGCTCTACGTCACCGGCAACTCCAGCGACGGCGGCACGGTCGTCGTGGTCGACCCGACGACGTTCACGCTCGCCGCCGTGGTCCCGATCGGCGGCCAGGTCCAGGGCATCGCGATCAGCCCGGACGGCCGGATGCTCTACGTGGCCGGAGCCCAGGACGGCACGGTCGCGCTCGTGGACGCGCTGACCCTGACCCGGCGGGCGACCGTCGAGGTGGGCGGGATGCCGCAGCACGTGGCGGTGAGCCCGGACGGGTCGACGCTGTACGCCAGCGTGCTGCACATCGGCGCGCGGAGGGCGAGCGCCGGGCTGGTGGTCGTGGACGCGAAGCGGCGCACCCGGCTCGCGGAGATCCCGGTCGGCAGGGGCGCGGGCGGCGTCGCGGTCACCCCGGACGGGTCGCGGGTGTACGTGGCGCTGACCGGGCAGCGGGCCGTCGCCGTCGTGGACACGACGACGCGGGCGCTGCTGCGGACGCTGCCCTACGACGCGCGCGGGCTGTCGAACGCGCCCGGCGACCGGCGGATCTTCCTGGCCACCGGGTCGACGACGACGGTGCTGGACGGGTCGGACGACACCGAGCTGGCGAGGTTCGACCTCGACGAGGCGGAGCTGCCGGGGATCACCGGCAGGCCCACCGCGTTCGAGGCGACGATGGTCGCGTTCGCCCCGACCCCGCCCCACCCCGGCTGACGTCAGCCCAGCGCGGGCACCGACACCCCGATGCCGCCGCGCAGGTCGGCGCCGTAGGAGTCGACCTCGGCGTCCAGGTCGAGCGGCCTGGCGGCCTTGTCGGCGCGCAGCTGGTCGGTCAACCGGTCGGCGGGCACCAGCCAGCAGACCTCGAACTCGATGCCGTCGACGTCGCGGGCGTAGAGCGCCTTGGTGGTGCCGTGGTCGGACTCGCCGACGAGGGCGCCGTGCTGCACGAGCCTGGCGCGGATGGCGCGCAGCTCGCCGAGCGTGTCGACCTCCCACGCGAGGTGGTAGAGGCCGACCGCGGAGCTGCCCGCGGGGGAGTCGGCCGCCTGGGCGCCCATGGCGAAGAGGCCGAGGTCGTGGTCGTTGGTCGATCCGGCGGCCTGGAGGAACGCGGCCTGGCCGGGCATCTCCATGACGATCTTGAAGCCGAGCACGTCGCCGTAGAACGCCACCGCCTTCGTGACGTCCCGGACGTACAGCACGGCGTGGTTCAGGCGCTGGATCGGCATGACGGGCTCCCTATAGTTGAATCCTCAACCATCAAGGTACTTCCTGGTGGTTGAGGATTCAACGGGGTGAGACCTAGTGCACCGACTCCGGGGTGCGCTCCCGAGCCGCGGGTTCGTCCTCGTCGCCCACGTCGCCGCCCTCGTGGATGGCCATCCGCTCCTGGATCCGGCGCAACGGGCCGGGAGCCCACCACGCCGCGTTGCCGAGGAGCTTGAGCACGGCGGGCACGAGCAGCATCCGGACGACCGTCGCGTCCAGCACCAGCGCCAGGATCATGCCGACGCCGACGAACCGCATGATCGTGATCTGTGAGAACGCGAACGCGCCGATCACGACGCTCAGCAGCAGCGCGGCGGCGGTGATCACGCGCCCGGTCTTGGCCAGCCCGGTCGCGACGGCGTCCTCGCTGCTCGCGCCCCTGTTGCGGGCCTCGACCATGCGGGACAGCAGGAAGATCTCGTAGTCCGTCGACAGGCCGAACACGATGGCCGCCATCAGCACGACGATGCCCGACTCCAGCGGCGACGGCGTTACGCCGAGCAGCGAGGCGCCATGGCCGTCCTGGAAGATCCAGACCAGCACGCCGAAGGTCGCCGACAGGCTCAGCGCGCTCATCACGATCGCCTTGAGCGGCAGCACGACCGAGCCGAACGCCAGGAACATCAGCACGAACGTCGCGCCGACCAGCAGCAGGACCATCCACGGCAGGTTGGCCGCGATGGCGTCCAGGCTGTCGGACACCAGCGCGGTCGGACCGCCGACCAGCACCTCCGAGCCGCTCGGCACGTCCAGCGCGCGCACGTCCTTGAGCGCCTGCTTGGCCTGGTCGGAGTGCGCGTCACCGCCGTCGAGGCCCGCGGCGGCGACCCACACGCCGTTCTTCGGCTCCGAGGTGGCCTGCGCGGTGTCGACGCCGGACACGTCGGAGACCTTCGCGAGGTAGGACTGGACGGCGGCGGGGTCGGGGTCGCCGGAAATCACGATCTTGAGGCCGTTGGCCGACAGCGCCGAGAAGTCGGAGTTGATCGTCTCGGCGGCGACCCGCGAGGAGTTGCCCTCCGGCAGGACCTTCTCGGTGACCGCGCCGAACTTCACGCCGAGGAACGGCGCGCCGAGTGCGAGCAGGACACCGATGATCGGCACCGCGAACAGCACCGGGCGCTTCATGACCCGCCTGCCGAGCCGAGCCCAGCCGAGCCCCTCCTCGCCCTTCGCGGCGCGCTTGCGCCACGGCATCGCGAACTTGTCGACGCGGTGGCCGAGGACGCCGAGCAGCGCGGGCAGCAGGGTGAGCGAGACGACCGCGGCGATGGCCACGGCCGACATGCCGCCGTAGCTCAGCGACTTGAGGAAGCCCTGCGGGAACAGCAGCAGACCGGCGAGGGCGATGACCAGGATCGTCGAGGAGAACGCCACGGTCCGGCCCGCCGAGGTGACCGTGCGGCGCACGGCGTCCTCCACGCTGCGGCCCGCGGCGAGCTCCTCGCGGAACCGGCCGACCATGAAGAGGCCGTAGTCGATGGCCATGCCGAGGCCGAGCAGGCTGGCGACGTTGACGGCGAACGAGTTCACGTCGGCGCCGAGCGACACGGCGTGCAGCACGCCGAGCGAGCCCATGATCGAGAGGCCGCCGACGAGCACCGGCAGCGAGGCCGCGATGAGACCGCCGAAGATGACGATCAGCAGGAGCAGCACGATGGGCAGCGACACGGCTTCGGCCTTGGTGAGGTCCGACGCGGTGATGTCGTTGATCGCCTTCTGGGTGGGCGTGAGGCCGCCGACCAGCGACTCGACGCCGTCCACGGCGAGCTTGTCGGAGATCTGCTGGAACTGCTTGATCTGCGCGTTCGAGTCGCCGGCCTGGAGGGTGATCGCGGCCAGCGCCTTGCTCTTGTCGGCGTTGGCGAACGTCGGCAGCCGCGTGTTCCAGTAGGAGGCGACCTGCTTGACCGCGTCGCCGGGCAGCCCGTCGAGCTGCGCGGTGATCTTCGCGGCGAACTCGGGGGAGTCGACGGTGGTGCCCTGCGGGGCCGTGTAGATGACGATGACGTCACCGCCCTGGCGGCCGAACGCGTCCTGCGCGACCTGGTTGGCCCGCGCCGCCTCGCTGCCCGGCGCGTCGTAGCCGCCCTGGCTCAGCTTGTCGAAGACGCCCAGCCCCCAGATGCCGCCACCGACGGACAGCAGCACGATCGCGATCAACACCACCCAACGGCGGTGATAGGCCAGCGAGCCCCACTTCGCGAACAAGGTCGTCCTCCTAGGCTGAATGGCGTTACGGTTCCGCGAACGGCGTCGGCTTGGTAAACACCGTTCACCGAACTTGCCTGACGGTATGCCGGCAACACAGGCGTGAACAACCCGATGGGGTGAACATATGTCCCAGACCACGCACCGTGAACGGCTCCGTGCGGAAACCGAGCGTGATATCCGGCGGCAGGCTCGTGCCCTGCTCGTGGACCACGGACGTGAGGCCGTGACGCTGCGTGCCATCGCTCGGGAGGTCGGCATCACCGCCCCGGCGCTGTACCGCTACTACGACTCGCGCGAGGACCTGCTGCGCCGCCTGTGCGACGACATCTGCCAGGACTTGGAGGCGGAGCTGTACGCGGCGCTCGCCCCGTTCGGCGAGGGCGGCGGGCACGAGGAGGTCTACGCGGTCTGCCGGGGCTTCCGGCGCTGGGCGCTGGCCCACCCGCAGGAGTTCTCGCTGGTCTTCGCGTCACCCGAGAACGTCATCGGGACGGTCGGGCCCGACCGGCTGAAGGTCGGCGACCAGTTCGGGAAGGTGTTCCTGGAGGTCGCGGGCAGGCTGATCGTCAAGCACGAGCACCCGCGCGGCGAGGAGTTGCCCGAACCGCCGGAGGTGCTGCACGCCGACCTGCGGGCGTTCCGGCAGGGGATGATCGGCACGGTGACCGCGCGCGGCGTGGAGGTGGACGAGGAATCGCTGCGCCTGGGCACGCTCTTCCAGATCCTCCAGTCGTGGGTGCGGCTCTACGGGCACGTGGCGCTGGAGGTGTTCGGGCACTTCCCGGTGGCCGTGTCCGACCCGGAGCCGATGTTCGACGCGATGCTCGCGAGCCTCCTCGTCTCCATGGGCATCGAGGAGTGACGGCGCGGGGTGCCCGTGGACACCCCGCGCCCCCGGCTCTACAGCACGATGTTCACCAGTCGGCCGGGCACGACGATCACCTTGCGCGGCGTCCCGCCCGCGACCAGCTCGGCGATCTTCTCCTCGGCCAGCGCCGCGGCCTTGACCTCGTCCTGACCGGCCGTCGCGGACACCGTGATCCGCGCCTTGACCTTGCCGTTGACCTGGATCGGGTACTCCACCGAGTCCTCGACCAGGTACTTCTCGTCGGCCTTCGGGAACGGCCCGTGCGCCAGCGACCCCTCGTGGCCCAGCTTGGCCCACAGCTCCTCGGAGATGTGCGGGCTCAGCGGCGCCAGCATCTGCACCATCGCCTCGGCCAGCACCCTCGGCGTGCCGGTCGCGCTGTACGCCTTGGTGACGTGGTTGTTCAGCTCGATCAGCTTCGCGCCCGCCGTGTTGTAGCGCAGGTTCACGAAGTCGTCGTGCACGCCCGCGATCGTCTTGTGCAGCGCCCGCAGGGATTCCTCGGGCGCGGCGTCCTCGACGACCCGCAGCTCACCGGTGTTCTCGTCGACCAGGTTGCGCCACAGCCTCTGCAGGAACCGCTGCGCGCCGACGACGTCCTTGGTCGCCCACGGGCGGGACACGTCCATCGGGCCCATCGACATCTCGTACATCCGGAACGTGTCCGCGCCGTAGTTCTCGCACATCTCGTCCGGCGTGACGACGTTCTTCAGGCTCTTGCCCATCTTGCCGTACTCGCGCTTGACCTCTTCGCCGTTGAAGAAGAACTTCCCGTTCTCCTCCACGACCTCGTCGGCGGGCACGTACGTCTCGCGCTTGTCCTGGAACGCGTACGCCTGGATGTAGCCCTGGTTGAACAGCTTGCGGTACGGCTCGTCGCCGGACACCTGGCCCAGGTCGAACAGCACCTTCTGCCAGAAGCGGGAGTACAGCAGGTGCAGCACCGCGTGCTCGACGCCGCCGATGTACAGGTCGACGCCGCCGGGGTCGTTCGCGCCGTGCTCCGCGGTGCGCGGGCCCAGCCAGTACTGCTCGTTCTCGGCGTTGACGAACCGCTCGGACTCGGTCGGGTCGACGTAGCGCAGCTGGTACCAGCACGACCCCGCCCAGTTGGGCATGGTGTTGAAGTCGCGGCGGTACTTCTTCAGGCCCTCGCCCAGGTCCAGCTCGACCTCGGTCCAGTCGGTCGCGCGGGACAGCGGCGGCGACGGCTCGCTGTTCGCGTCGTCCGGCTCGAAGGTGCGCGGCGAGTAGTCGTCCACCTCGGGCAACTCGACCGGCAGCATGGAGTCGGGCAGCGGGATCGGCGTGCCGTCCTCGTCGTAGACGATGGGGAACGGCTCGCCCCAGTACCGCTGGCGGGAGAACAGCCAGTCGCGCAGCTTGTACTGGACGGTGCCGCGGCCGTGGTCGTTCTCCTCCAGCCAGGTGATCATCGTGGACTTGGCCTCCTGGATGGCCATGCCGTCCAGGAAGCTGCTGTTGATCGCGGGCCCGTCGCCGGTGAACGCCTCGCCCTCGAAGCCCTCGGACGGCTGAACGGTCCGGATCACCGGCAGGTCGTACGCGGTCGCGAAGTCCCAGTCGCGCTGGTCCTGGCCGGGCACCGCCATGATCGCGCCGGTGCCGTAGCCCATCAGCACGTAGTCGGCGATGTAGACCGGGATCTCGGTGCCGTTGACCGGGTTCTTGGCGTACGCGCCGGTGAAGACGCCGGTCTTCTCCTTGTTCTCCTGGCGGTCCAGTTCGGACTTCAGGGACGCGGCCCGCCGGTACGCGGCGATGTCCGCGGCCCGCTCGGGAGCCGCGATCACGTCCACCAGCGCGTGTTCCGGCGCCAGCACCATGTACGTCGCGCCGAACAGCGTGTCGGGACGGGTCGTGAAGACCTCGATCTCGTTGGCGCCGACCGGGAAGCGCACGCGGGCGCCGTTGCTGCGCCCGATCCAGTTGCGCTGCATGGCCTTGACCTTCTCCGGCCAGTCCAGCCGGTCCAGGTCGTCGATCAGCCGGTCGGAGTACGCGGTGATCCGCATCATCCACTGGCGCAGGTTGCGGCGGAACACGGGGAAGTTGCCGCGCTCGCTGCGACCGTCGGCGGTGACCTCCTCGTTGGCCAGCACCGTTCCCAGGCCGGGGCACCAGTTCACCGGCGCCTCGGACAGGTACGCCAGGCGGTGCTCGTTCAGCACCTTGCGCTGCTCGGCGCTCGTCTGGCTCGCCCACGGACGACCGTCCGGCGTGGGCCGGGTCCCGTCGGCGAACTGGGCTTCCAGCTCGGCGATCGGCCGCGCCTTGCCCGCGTCGGCGTCGTACCAGGAGTTGAAGATCTGCAGGAAGATCCACTGCGTCCACTTGTAGTACTCGACGTCGATCGTGGAGATCCGGCGCCGCTCGTCGTGCCCCAGCCCCAGCCTGCGGATCTGCCGCAGGTAGGTGGCCATGTTGTCCTCGGTGGTCTTGCGCGGGTGCTGGCCGGTCTGCACCGCGTACTGCTCCGCGGGCAGGCCGAACGCGTCGAAGCCCATCGTGTGCAGCACGTTGCGGCCGTTCATCCGGTGGTACCGGGCGAAGACGTCCGTGCCGATGAAGCCCAGCGGGTGGCCGACGTGCAGCCCCGCGCCCGACGGGTACGGGAACATGTCCTGCACGAACAGCTTGTCCGCGGGCACCGGCTCACCGGTGGACAGCGGGCCGACCGGGTTCGGCGCGTGGAACGTGCCGTTGTCCTCCCAGTACTGCTGCCAGCGCTTCTCGATCCGGCCTGCCAGTTCGGCCGTGTAGCGGAAGGCCGGGGTTTCCGCGGCCGCGTCCGTGCTCATCGAACGTCCCTCTCCATCGATTTCCTGCCCCTGACACGACGAAACCCCTCAGCCTTCAGTGGCATGAGGGGTGGCCGCGCCGACCGGCAAGTCGGTCAGCGCGGCTGGACAAGGAGCAGGCAGGCCTTGCTCATGGCCTTACGGTACCCGGTTGACCACGGCGGGCGAAAAGGACATCGACGTCGACCTTCACCGAGATGTCCCGCGTGACGGCCAGTTCGGCGGGATTCCCGCTGCTCGCCACCCCTGCCTCGGCGTAGGTGTCGCCGCTGAGGACGTAGCAGCGCACGACCGGGGTACCGCCTTTCGGAGCCTCCACGATCCAGTACACCGGAATTCCAGCGGCGGCGTAGGCGGCGGGCTTCTCCAGCCGGTCGCTGTTCGCGGTGGAGGGTGACAACACCTCGACGACCATCTCGACGTCATCGGACGACGTGCTGGTTCCTTCCGAGGGAACGCAGATCGTGAGGTCCGGGATGTAGCCGCTCTGCCCGACGCGAACGCCGATCGCCGAGTACGCCTCCAGACCCGCCGGGGCGACCGCGTCGTCGAGCAAGGTCTGCAAGCGATCTGCGATGCGCTGATGGGGGACCGCCGGTGCGGCGTTCACGCGGAACCGCCCGTTGACGAGCTCAATTCGACGTCCTTCATGCGGTTCGAGGCTTTCCCAGTCGGCCAGGGTGTAGCCCTCGAGACGACGCGCTGTGCTGCTCATGACCATCACCACCTCACCGGTATCGACCCCTGATCCCGCTCCTTGAGTGTGACATGGGCCCGCACCACCCGAATGGTTTGCGCCACACCTGATCGGGGGGATTGCAACTCGGGTGGACCGCCCACCTACCCTCGAAGGCGTGAACATCGTGCTGCCTGTGGTGCTCGGTTCGATCGGCGTCTTCCTCGGGTTGATCGGCTACCTCGGGTTGAGCGGGAAGTTGCCGCGCAACCGCTACGTCGGCGTCCGCACCGCTCCGGCGATGCGCGACGACGAGGCGTTCCAGCTCGCCAACCGGGTCGCCGGTCTGCCGAACGTCGTCGCCGCGATCGTCGCGGTCGGCGCGGGCACCGCCGCCGCCGTCAACCCGGACGCCGCCCTGACCGTCGGCCTGGTCGGTGTCGTCGGGGCCGTCGCGATCACCATCGCGGGCACCGCCGTCGGGCACCGCGCCGCCGAGGCGATGCCCGAGCCGGAGGCCCCGAAGGGCTGCGGTGGGTGCGCGTGCGCCGGTGGAGGGTGCAGCACGTTCTCGCGGGCCTGATGTTTCACGTGAAACATCAGTTCTGGTGGACGTCGGCGGGATAGGTCGCCAGCAGTGCCGTCGGCATGCCCTGACGGCGCAGCACCCGCCCCCACAGGTCGACATCGGACGGCGTCAGGACGTCGTCCGGCAGACCGGGGACCACGATCCAGTCGCCGCGGTCGATCTCACCGGCCAGCTGCCGCGACCCCCAGCCCGCGTAGCCCGCGAACACCCGCATGCCCCGGACCTTCGCGACGAGCACCTCCGGATCGGCGTCCAGGTCGAGCAGCGCCACCGGCCCGCGCACGCCGACCACACCCTCCAAAGTGGACAGGTCCTCGCCGGTCCGCAGCGCTGCCAGGCACAACGCGGTCTTCTGCTCCACCGGTCCACCGATGTAGACGGCCTGCGGGCGCGTCACGTGCGGACCCCAAGCGGGCAGCACGTCGTGCACCGCCACCTCGCTGGGCCGGTTCAACACCACCCCCAGCGTCCCCTCGCCGCGGTGGTCGATCAGGTAGACGACGGTCCGCTGGAAGTTCGAGTCCGTGAGCGTCGGCGCCGCCACGAGCAGGGAACCAGGTTCGACTTCTGCATCAGGGCGCACCAGCACATGATTTCACCCGAACCCCCGCGATGTGTGTCACACCTTTCGCGGAACATTCGCGCCCCTTCGGTCGTTGGAGGACTCGTTGGATGCCTTCGAGTCCCCCGGGCCCACTCCACTGCCTTCTCGGAATACCGGTTCGGCCGGAGCCGGGTTGTGCACCACGCCGAGAGGCGACCTGGGCATCCGATCGACTAGGCCGGACCTCCGGGTTCGGCCTTTGTCGTGTCCGGGGGTCCCGGCCGGGCCGCCGAACGTTCGACTCGGGGTGTCCCGAGGTTCGACTCGGAGTGTCTGAGTGTTCGACACGGGGTGTCTGGGGGTTCGACACGGGGTGTCTGGGGGTTCGACTCGCGCGGGGTCGGTGGGGTGGTCCGGACGTAGGGTGGCGGCGTGACGACGGTCGGCAGTGCCGCGGCGAGGCACCACCTGGGCGTTCGCCGCCTGCTCGCCGTTCCCGGTTTCCGCAGGCTGCTGATCAGCAGGCTGGCCTCGCAGTGGGGTGACGGCCTGTTCCAGGCCGGTCTCGCGGGTGCGGTCCTGTTCAACCCCGAGCGCCACGCCGATCCGGCCGCGGTCGCCGCCGGGTTCGCGGTCCTGCTGCTGCCGTACTCGATCGTCGGCCCGTTCGCGGGCGCTCTCCTGGACCGGTGGGACCGCCGTCGGGTGCTGGTGATCGCGAACCTGACCCGCTGCGTGTTCATCGTCCTGACCGCCGTCGCCGTCGGCGCGGGCATGTCCGACGTGCCCCTCTACGCCGCCGCCCTGATGGTCACCGGCATCAGCCGGTTCGTCGGGTCGGGGCTCTCCGCGTCCCTGCCGCACGTCGTCGAGGAAGACCACCTCGTCGAGGCCAACGCCTTCGCCACCACCCTCGGCGCCCTCACCGCCGTGCTGGGCGCCGGGTCCGCCGTGGCCTTCCGCACGATCCTCGGCGAGGGCGACGGCGGATCGGCGCGAACGACCTGCGTGGCGATCGTCGGCTCGCTGCTGGCCGCGTTCATGGCCAGCCGCTTCAAACCGGGCGTCCTCGGCCCGGACGAGGTCGTCGAGCCCAACCGCACGATCACCGCCGTCGCGATGGGCCTGCTGGACGGCGCGAAGGCGGCGTGGCGGACGCCCAGCGTCACCGGCGTGCTGGTCGCTCTGCTGGCGCACCGGGCGGCGTTCGGCATCTCGTTGCTGCTCACGCTCCTGCTGATGCGCTACAGCGTCGACACCGGCATCGCCGGGCTCGGGCAGATCGCGGTCGCGGGCGGGGCGGGCATCCTGGTCGCCGGGATCATCACGGACCGGGTCGTGGACGTGCTGGGGCGCAAGCTCGCCGTGTCGGCGGCGCTGGTGCTGGCCGCCGCCGCGCAGCTGGGCCTCGGGCTGCCGATGCTGCTGCCGACGATCCTGGCCGGGTCGTTCGTGCTGACGTTCGCGGGCCAGGTCGTGAAGCTGTGCGTGGACGCGGCGGTGCAGGGCGAGATCGGCGACGAGGTGCGCGGCCGGGTGTTCGCGCTCTACGACACGCTGTTCAACGTGACGCAGGTGGCCGCCGTGTCGGTGGCGGCCGCCGTCGTGCCGATCGACGGCCGCTCACCCGCCCTGATCGTCGCCGCTACCGCGCTCTACCTCGTGGGACTCGGCGGGTACCTGCTGATGCTGAGGCGGTCACCGCGGTAGCGGCAGCCGGATGATGCCGGTCTCGTGGGCGAACACCACGGCGGCCATCCGGTCGCGCAGGTCGAGCGCCCGGAGGATGGCGACCACCTCCGCCGCGACCTGCTGCTGGGTGATCGCGAGCACCCTCGCTATCTCGTGGTCGGCCAGCCCCCGCGCCAGGCAGCGCAGCACGGAGCGCTGCTGCTCGTTCAGCGCCGAGGCCTCCTCGGTCGGGACACCGCTGTCCGCGGACAGCCCCCATGTGTTCATCGGACTCCACCCCCAGTGCGCGACGGATGCGCACTGGGTCATGGTCCCGCAACTCGCTGTCATATCGCTAACGCGGTGGACCCGTCTCAACACGCAGGGTCACGAA
This window contains:
- a CDS encoding VOC family protein codes for the protein MPIQRLNHAVLYVRDVTKAVAFYGDVLGFKIVMEMPGQAAFLQAAGSTNDHDLGLFAMGAQAADSPAGSSAVGLYHLAWEVDTLGELRAIRARLVQHGALVGESDHGTTKALYARDVDGIEFEVCWLVPADRLTDQLRADKAARPLDLDAEVDSYGADLRGGIGVSVPALG
- a CDS encoding cytochrome D1 domain-containing protein codes for the protein MWAQSTVGPRRLGTAFFSFAALFALSAGPVVLAGGPPPAVDPAASGPSPQAYVVGRSGQVQVVDTVRGEVLATARTGGRTTGIAVAPDGGRVYVVNGWTGVITAIDPVSGAVVGRLETGAQLAQAVMRPDGQRLYVTGNSSDGGTVVVVDPTTFTLAAVVPIGGQVQGIAISPDGRMLYVAGAQDGTVALVDALTLTRRATVEVGGMPQHVAVSPDGSTLYASVLHIGARRASAGLVVVDAKRRTRLAEIPVGRGAGGVAVTPDGSRVYVALTGQRAVAVVDTTTRALLRTLPYDARGLSNAPGDRRIFLATGSTTTVLDGSDDTELARFDLDEAELPGITGRPTAFEATMVAFAPTPPHPG
- a CDS encoding DUF2339 domain-containing protein, producing MTGADPLLRLADELGELGRKLGDVGMELRRLQVAPVRPAPTAAQDPAPAQPTTPPQPVVPVQQAAPVQPVQPVPAQAPVYGPATPPRPMPVPVATAWRPPVAPPPQQHWPVQPMPPPVPRRTLLDRLGEDGAGSRLLAWVGGVVTLLGVVLLLVLAVQRDYLGPLPRVLGGGALALVLIGIGLRLHRSETSRTGAFALAATGVAALYLDVVAATRIYDYLPEWAGLGVGLVVALGGLLLAMRWDSPTFAIGVVLACAVLAPILTGGFTPLLVGFLLVLKTAASPVQWRRNWPWLAIAAGAPAVLGSLLAIGFAVEAENQAPTAAIILLTAVVGVLSALISVRRRPDDVVSVIMVAASPVPALLATALLDKTWATAMTGAVAVLMIALWAVGRTSLPKRFVLAAGVVGVFALLQTTAIALDGSARAATVLVEALLLLLLADRTASRGPLLGGAVFAGLGLLLAVEAIPPRLLAYAPDLEIRTAGTLVGAMLTALVLALVAVALPWAAARRGVLAEPGKSPVALVVAGLVLLYAAAAFVLCAALLVSQTPSGFLFGHTVVTVSWTVAALVLLVRGIDVLPLRIAGLVLVGAAVAKLVLFDLSALDGIARVAAFIGAGLVLLTAGTRYAKLVAIRRNPANS
- a CDS encoding MMPL family transporter, with the protein product MFAKWGSLAYHRRWVVLIAIVLLSVGGGIWGLGVFDKLSQGGYDAPGSEAARANQVAQDAFGRQGGDVIVIYTAPQGTTVDSPEFAAKITAQLDGLPGDAVKQVASYWNTRLPTFANADKSKALAAITLQAGDSNAQIKQFQQISDKLAVDGVESLVGGLTPTQKAINDITASDLTKAEAVSLPIVLLLLIVIFGGLIAASLPVLVGGLSIMGSLGVLHAVSLGADVNSFAVNVASLLGLGMAIDYGLFMVGRFREELAAGRSVEDAVRRTVTSAGRTVAFSSTILVIALAGLLLFPQGFLKSLSYGGMSAVAIAAVVSLTLLPALLGVLGHRVDKFAMPWRKRAAKGEEGLGWARLGRRVMKRPVLFAVPIIGVLLALGAPFLGVKFGAVTEKVLPEGNSSRVAAETINSDFSALSANGLKIVISGDPDPAAVQSYLAKVSDVSGVDTAQATSEPKNGVWVAAAGLDGGDAHSDQAKQALKDVRALDVPSGSEVLVGGPTALVSDSLDAIAANLPWMVLLLVGATFVLMFLAFGSVVLPLKAIVMSALSLSATFGVLVWIFQDGHGASLLGVTPSPLESGIVVLMAAIVFGLSTDYEIFLLSRMVEARNRGASSEDAVATGLAKTGRVITAAALLLSVVIGAFAFSQITIMRFVGVGMILALVLDATVVRMLLVPAVLKLLGNAAWWAPGPLRRIQERMAIHEGGDVGDEDEPAARERTPESVH
- a CDS encoding TetR/AcrR family transcriptional regulator — translated: MSQTTHRERLRAETERDIRRQARALLVDHGREAVTLRAIAREVGITAPALYRYYDSREDLLRRLCDDICQDLEAELYAALAPFGEGGGHEEVYAVCRGFRRWALAHPQEFSLVFASPENVIGTVGPDRLKVGDQFGKVFLEVAGRLIVKHEHPRGEELPEPPEVLHADLRAFRQGMIGTVTARGVEVDEESLRLGTLFQILQSWVRLYGHVALEVFGHFPVAVSDPEPMFDAMLASLLVSMGIEE